A window of the Eretmochelys imbricata isolate rEreImb1 chromosome 7, rEreImb1.hap1, whole genome shotgun sequence genome harbors these coding sequences:
- the ZXDC gene encoding zinc finger protein ZXDC isoform X4 — protein METQGLPAVEAAQARPDTQHGGGAAAPSAPPAGRLPQREPEPEPPPPEWDPAAASGLYMSFPVMLLEEKQEPGPSAAAAAPGPPPAPGPDSDGLLLVFNLVRGAAEPGAGPGGGESGRTEPPRGEQEEAPGPAPPPPLLPPPPGPGASAAPLRRGAEAAEGAGQAGAGPGAFSGTITINNQSLLVRIENGVLTLGPGAAEPGPPAPAGAAPEPAAPHVPSPRPSRAEPPGSEGEVAAPASGGSRALLVYHCPEPRCTETFSRKQQVRLHRQAAHGGPGAGGGGRAARPFGCPVPGCAWSFATAYKLRRHLHSHDKLRPFACAAPGCTKRFTTVYNLRAHGRAHEQEAAHKCEACGQRFPSAARLGAHQRRSHLEPDRPYRCEFPGCERTFITVSALFSHNRAHFREQEQFSCSFPGCSKQYDKACRLKIHMRSHTGERPFICDSEGCGWSFTSMSKLLRHKRKHEDDRRFTCPIEGCGKSFTRAEHLKGHSITHLGTKPFECPVEGCCAKFSARSSLYIHSKKHLQDVDSSKTRCPVSSCNKLFTSKHSMKTHMVKQHNFSPDLLTQLEATSSLTPSSELTSPGQSDLSNIDLVSLFSNVSGEWWICKDRLQSHSASQEKKTEREWEQHSSIKFWPEEKQRW, from the exons ATGGAAACGCAGGGGCTGCCCGCGGTGGAGGCGGCCCAGGCCCGGCCCGACACCCAACATGGCGGCGGTGCCGCGGCACCGAGCGCCCCGCCCGCCGGCCGCCTGCCCCAGcgggagccggagccggagccgccgCCGCCCGAGTGGGACCCGGCCGCCGCCTCGGGCCTGTACATGAGCTTCCCGGTGATGCTGCTGGAGGAGAAGCAGGAGCCGGGCcccagcgccgccgccgccgcccccggcCCCCCTCCGGCGCCCGGCCCCGACAGCGACGGGCTCCTGCTCGTCTTCAACCTGGTGCGGGGCGCGGCGGAgccgggggccgggccgggcggcggGGAGAGCGGCCGCACCGAGCCTCCccggggggagcaggaggaggctccCGGgccggccccgccgccgccgctgctgcccCCGCCGCCGGGCCCCGGCGCGTCTGCTGCGCCGCTCCGGCGGGGAGCGGAGGCGGCGGAGGGCGCGGGCCAGGCCGGCGCGGGCCCCGGCGCCTTCTCCGGCACCATCACCATCAACAACCAGAGCCTGCTGGTGCGGATCGAGAACGGGGTCCTGACCCTGGGGCCGGGCGCCGCCGAGCCGGGGCCGCCTGCTCCCGCCGGGGCCGCGCCGGAGCCGGCCGCCCCTCACGTCCCATCGCCGCGGCCCAGCCGGGCCGAGCCCCCCGGCTCTGAGGGGGAGGTCGCGGCCCCGGCCTCGGGGGGCTCCCGGGCGCTGCTGGTCTATCActgccccgagccccgctgcACCGAGACCTTCTCCCGCAAGCAGCAGGTGCGGCTGCACCGGCAGGCGGCTCATGGGGGGCccggggcgggcggcggcgggcggGCGGCGCGGCCCTTCGGCTGCCCGGTGCCCGGCTGCGCCTGGTCCTTCGCCACCGCCTACAAGCTGCGGCGCCACCTGCACTCTCACGACAAGCTGCGGCCCTTCGCCTGCGCCGCGCCCGGCTGCACCAAGCGCTTCACCACGGTCTACAACCTGCGGGCGCACGGGCGGGCGCACGAGCAGGAGGCGGCGCACAAGTGCGAGGCCTGCGGGCAGCGCTTCCCCAGCGCTGCCCGCCTCGGCGCGCACCAGCGGCGGAGCCACCTGGAGCCCGACCGGCCCTACCGCTGCGAGTTCCCCG GTTGTGAGAGAACCTTTATCACAGTGAGTGCATTATTTTCTCATAATCGAGCCCACTTCAGAGAGCAAGAACAGTTCTCCTGCTCTTTCCCTGGTTGTAGCAAGCAATATGACAAAGCCTGCCGACTGAAAATCCATATGAGAAGTCATACAG GTGAAAGGCCCTTTATCTGTGATTCTGAAGGTTGTGGCTGGTCTTTCACCAGCATGTCCAAGCTACTAAGACAtaaaag GAAACATGAAGATGACAGGAGGTTTACATGTCCAATAGAAGGCTGTGGGAAATCCTTCACAAGAGCAGAACACTTGAAAGGCCACAGTATAACTCACCTAGGCACAAAACCATTTGAATGTCCAGTGGAAG GTTGTTGTGCAAAATTCTCTGCACGCAGCAGTTTGTATATTCACTCCAAGAAACATCTTCAAGATGTGGATTCATCGAAGACCCGTTGCCCAGTGTCCAGTTGTAATAAACTGTTCACTTCCAAGCATAGTATGAAGACTCATATGGTCAAACAGCACAACTTCAGTCCAG ATCTCTTAACCCAGCTTGAAGCAACCAGTTCCCTCACACCTAGTAGTGAACTCACCAGTCCAGGACAAAGTGACCTCAGCAACATAGACCTTGTGTCCCTTTTCTCCAATGTGTCTG GAGAGTGGTGGATCTGCAAGGACAGACTACAGAGCCATTCAGCTAgccaagaaaagaaaacagaaagggAATGGGAGCAGCACAG CAGCATCAaattctggccagaggaaaagcaaAGGTGGTAA